A single region of the Sorghum bicolor cultivar BTx623 chromosome 9, Sorghum_bicolor_NCBIv3, whole genome shotgun sequence genome encodes:
- the LOC8058300 gene encoding probable metal-nicotianamine transporter YSL3 gives MDATIGESAPSVERAFESQPYPGFWGLVTLRSMAVAVVYAFIFSMVSIRIYMIVGLVGAFNMPSNILCFATLRGLVSLLRRCGIAAAPFTRQENVFLQTSVITCVNVAVASGFATYLVAMTSDLAKSLSENPDKEDIIEDVPMGRYGLLIFFTAMVGIMAMIPMVKCFNHGMRHSSGATNKVIILDYRLLFPTGSVVAHLINSFHTPQGAYVAKLQVRALLKAFLGSISWSVFQWFYTGGDSCGFQVFPMFGLELYQRRFYFDFSASWVGLGMIVPHVVNFGLLFGGCISGGIIYPYLESKRGQWYYTKNPSSLDGVNGYKVFMGLTMVVTEGIYNFITLMTVLLIDLYNKRQENDSGMSKYILKQPSLNYDDHKRLEIFLGNHIPAIGGVVGYIAFGIMCSVIYPWVFHQIKFYHVATLFITIFPVFFFSNTYVTGLTDWTVSPTYCKVVLFIIAAWIAKPGAVIAGLAACGLALISLNVSCQAMQDLKTGYMTLTSPKVVVAGHIYGVLIASIINPLIYLFFKAHAKKSAPLGTKNSVYPCPGAAVYRAIALLSTGGVKQLPKHCFTFCFITIFITIALETIRLVSQRKAWKVQHYIPCMTAIALPFLVGPTFTIDFALGSVLLIIWTKVNRGSAELLSSAVAAGLVCGDGIWYLPSSLLGFFNVNPPICMRFLASGKPAEMADAFLNTLGTQGMS, from the exons ATGGATGCCACAATCGGAGAGTCGGCACCCTCTGTGGAGAGGGCATTTGAGAGCCAGCCATATCCTGGGTTCTGGGGGCTGGTGACACTACGATCCATGGCCGTCGCGGTGGTGTATGCGTTCATATTCTCTATGGTCTCTATACGGATCTACATGATCGTCGGGCTCGTAGGAGCATTCAACATGCCTTCAAATATTCTCTGCTTCGCCACCCTCAGGGGCCTGGTGTCCCTGCTGCGGCGCTGTGGTATAGCTGCGGCCCCATTCACCCGGCAGGAGAATGTCTTTCTCCAGACCAGTGTCATCACATGTGTTAACGTGGCAGTCGCaa GTGGTTTTGCAACGTACCTTGTTGCAATGACTTCTGACTTGGCAAAATCTCTTAGTGAAAATCCAGACAAAGAAGACATTATTGAGGATGTACCGATGGGAAGATACGGGTTATTAATTTTCTTCACTGCTATGGTGGGAATAATGGCAATGATACCCATGGTAAAG TGCTTCAACCATGGAATGAGACACAGCAGTGGTGCTACCAACAAG gtcataatccttgattacaGACTGCTATTTCCAACAGGCTCAGTTGTGGCTCACCTTATAAATAGTTTCCATACCCCTCAAGGGGCATATGTAGCAAA GTTGCAGGTTCGTGCTCTACTGAAAGCATTTTTGGGAAGCATTTCTTGGTCTGTATTCCAATGGTTCTACACTGGAGGTGATAGTTGTGGATTTCAGGTCTTCCCAATGTTTGGGCTTGAACTTTATCAGCGTAG ATTCTATTTTGATTTCTCTGCATCATGGGTAGGTCTTGGTATGATTGTTCCACATGTTGTAAACTTTGGGTTGCTTTTTGGGGGCTGCATCTCTGGAGGAATCATATATCCTTACCTTGAAAGTAAAAGAGGGCAATGGTATTACACCAAAAATCCATCTTCTTTGGATGGAGTTAACGGATACAAG GTTTTCATGGGCTTAACAATGGTCGTCACCGAGGGAATTTATAACTTCATTACACTCATGACTGTATTGTTAATTGACCTCTACAACAAAAGGCAAGAAAATGATTCAGGGATGTCTAAGTATATCTTGAAACAACCCAGTCTTAACTATGATGATCATAAAAGGCTTGAGATTTTTCTTGGTAATCATATCCCGGCTATTGGAGGAGTGGTTGGTTACATAGCATTTGGGATAATGTGTTCAGTTATTTACCCTTGGGTCTTCCATCAAATTAAGTTCTATCACGTAGCCACATTATTCATCACCATTTTTCCAGTTTTCTTCTTCAGCAATACATATGTGACAGGACTAACAGATTGGACAGTTTCACCAACTTATTGTAAGGTCGTACTTTTCATTATAGCAGCATGGATTGCCAAACCTGGTGCAGTTATTGCTGGCCTTGCAGCTTGCGGTCTAGCATTGATATCTCTTAATGTTTCTTGTCAAGCAATGCAAGACCTCAAGACAGGTTATATGACACTAACTTCTCCAAAAGTTGTAGTTGCAGGGCATATTTATGGTGTACTAATTGCTTCTATTATCAACCCACTCATCTATCTTTTCTTCAAAGCACATGCCAAAAAATCGGCCCCCCTTGGAACAAAGAATTCAGTATACCCATGCCCTGGCGCAGCAGTGTACCGTGCTATTGCCCTACTTAGTACTGGGGGAGTGAAGCAGCTACCTAAACATTGTTTCACATTTTGTTTCATCACCATCTTCATAACAATAGCTCTTGAAACAATTAGATTAGTGTCTCAGAGGAAAGCTTGGAAAGTACAACATTACATCCCTTGTATGACAGCAATAGCACTACCATTCCTTGTTGGACCTACCTTCACCATTGATTTTGCTCTAGGTTCAGTATTATTAATAATTTGGACCAAGGTAAATCGAGGAAGTGCAGAATTATTGTCATCGGCAGTTGCAGCAGGCTTAGTAtgtggagatggaatatggtATCTCCCATCATCGCTATTAGGCTTCTTCAATGTGAATCCTCCAATCTGCATGAGATTCCTAGCAAGTGGAAAACCAGCAGAGATGGCAGATGCCTTCTTAAATACGCTAGGGACACAAGGAATGTCATGA